The proteins below are encoded in one region of Limnohabitans sp. 63ED37-2:
- a CDS encoding type II toxin-antitoxin system Phd/YefM family antitoxin produces MHTWPVQDAKARFSEFLDACLVEGPQMVTRRGAEAAVLVPVQEWRRMQSAARPSLKQLLLSDQARTDLIVLPRGQAKRRPVEPML; encoded by the coding sequence ATGCATACATGGCCAGTACAAGACGCGAAAGCGCGGTTCAGTGAGTTTTTGGATGCGTGCCTTGTCGAGGGGCCTCAAATGGTCACCCGTCGCGGTGCCGAAGCTGCCGTGCTGGTGCCCGTGCAGGAGTGGCGGCGAATGCAGTCGGCAGCTCGCCCCTCGCTCAAGCAACTGCTGCTCTCAGACCAAGCCCGCACCGATTTGATCGTGCTGCCGCGAGGACAAGCCAAACGTCGACCTGTGGAGCCGATGCTGTGA
- a CDS encoding alpha-hydroxy acid oxidase — MPVITNIEDLRVLAEKRVPRMFYDYADSGSWTEGTYRANETDFHKIKLRQRVAVNMENRTTATKMVGIDTKMPVCIAPVGLTGMQHADGEMHAAMAAKKFGIPFTLSTMSICSIEDIAAHTQAPFWFQLYMMRDREAMARMIDRCKAANVSAMVLTLDLQVIGQRHKDLKNGLTAPPRPTIANIINLMTKPRWCLGMAGTKRHTFGNLVGHVKAVTNMKSLASWTNEQFDPTLNWEDIAWVKKQWGGKLILKGIMDVEDAKLAVASGADAIVVSNHGGRQLDGAPSSIEALPAIVAAVGDQIEVWMDGGIRSGQDVLKAWALGAKGVMIGRAMVYGLGAMGEEGVTKALQIIHKELDVTMAFCGHTNIQNVNTNILLPGTFPKA; from the coding sequence ATGCCCGTGATCACCAACATCGAAGACCTGCGCGTTCTGGCCGAAAAGCGCGTGCCGCGCATGTTTTATGACTACGCCGACAGCGGCTCCTGGACCGAGGGCACCTACCGCGCCAACGAGACGGACTTCCACAAGATCAAGCTGCGCCAGCGCGTGGCGGTGAACATGGAAAACCGCACGACTGCCACCAAGATGGTCGGCATCGACACCAAAATGCCCGTGTGCATCGCCCCCGTGGGCCTGACGGGCATGCAGCACGCCGACGGCGAAATGCACGCCGCCATGGCCGCCAAGAAGTTCGGCATCCCCTTCACCCTGTCGACCATGAGCATCTGCTCGATTGAAGACATCGCGGCCCACACCCAAGCGCCGTTCTGGTTTCAGCTTTACATGATGCGCGACCGCGAAGCCATGGCCCGCATGATCGACCGCTGCAAAGCTGCCAATGTGAGCGCCATGGTGCTCACACTCGACCTGCAGGTGATCGGCCAGCGCCACAAAGACCTCAAAAACGGCCTGACCGCGCCCCCCCGCCCCACCATCGCCAACATCATCAACCTGATGACCAAACCACGCTGGTGCCTGGGCATGGCCGGGACCAAACGCCACACCTTTGGCAACCTGGTGGGCCACGTCAAAGCCGTGACCAACATGAAGTCCCTGGCCTCGTGGACCAACGAACAGTTTGACCCAACCCTCAACTGGGAAGACATCGCTTGGGTCAAGAAGCAATGGGGCGGCAAGCTGATCTTGAAGGGCATCATGGACGTGGAAGACGCCAAGCTGGCCGTGGCCAGCGGTGCCGACGCGATTGTGGTCAGCAACCACGGCGGCCGCCAGCTCGACGGCGCCCCCAGCAGCATCGAAGCCCTGCCCGCCATCGTCGCTGCTGTGGGCGACCAGATTGAAGTCTGGATGGACGGCGGCATCCGCAGCGGCCAAGACGTGCTCAAGGCCTGGGCGCTGGGCGCCAAGGGTGTGATGATTGGCCGCGCCATGGTCTATGGCCTGGGCGCCATGGGCGAAGAAGGTGTGACCAAAGCCCTGCAAATCATCCACAAAGAGCTGGATGTGACCATGGCCTTTTGCGGTCACACCAACATCCAGAACGTCAACACCAACATCTTGCTGCCGGGCACATTTCCGAAGGCTTGA
- the dinB gene encoding DNA polymerase IV, whose product MDAFYASCELLRYPQLKGLPVVIGGGRRKEDDLLAKLQAAYPDGEWTEETFAERLDRIPVDFFPRIEGYTGRGVITTATYAARQFGIGSAMGLMKAAKLCPQAILLPVDFERYRYFSRTFKSIITDIAPVMQDRGVDEVYIDFTDVPGGQREGGRVLARLIQKSIFDATGLTCSVGVAPNKLIAKMASEFNKPNGISIVHEADLQTHIWPLACRKINGVGPKADEKLKSFGIHTIGDLAARELPWLVENFGKSYGAWLFDAAWGRDDRPVETESEPVSMSRETTFERDLHAVRDREELGAVFTRLCQQVAADLQRKGYEGKTIGIKLRYDNFQAVTRDQTLTEYTADAKQIRLIAGQCLKRVDLSRRIRLLGVRVGSLVKAGTAPAPGASYSEAIATPPPQANDHGQTQLLFFDD is encoded by the coding sequence ATGGACGCGTTTTACGCGTCCTGCGAATTGCTGCGCTACCCGCAGCTCAAGGGCTTGCCCGTGGTCATTGGCGGCGGCCGCCGCAAAGAAGACGACCTGCTGGCCAAGCTGCAAGCGGCCTACCCCGACGGCGAGTGGACCGAAGAGACGTTTGCCGAGCGACTGGACAGGATTCCGGTCGATTTTTTCCCGCGCATCGAGGGCTACACCGGGCGCGGCGTGATCACCACCGCCACCTATGCGGCGCGGCAGTTCGGCATCGGCTCGGCCATGGGGCTGATGAAGGCCGCCAAGCTCTGCCCGCAGGCCATCCTGCTGCCTGTGGACTTTGAGCGCTACCGCTACTTCTCGCGCACCTTCAAAAGCATCATCACCGACATCGCCCCCGTCATGCAGGACCGGGGGGTGGACGAGGTCTACATCGACTTCACCGACGTGCCCGGCGGCCAACGCGAAGGCGGGCGCGTGCTGGCGCGGCTGATCCAGAAAAGCATTTTTGACGCCACGGGCTTGACCTGCTCGGTGGGCGTGGCGCCCAACAAACTCATCGCCAAAATGGCCAGCGAGTTCAACAAGCCCAACGGCATCTCCATCGTTCACGAGGCCGACCTGCAAACCCACATCTGGCCACTGGCCTGCCGCAAGATCAACGGCGTGGGCCCCAAGGCCGATGAAAAACTCAAAAGCTTTGGCATCCACACCATCGGCGACTTGGCGGCGCGTGAGCTGCCTTGGCTTGTGGAAAACTTTGGCAAAAGCTACGGCGCCTGGCTGTTTGATGCTGCCTGGGGCCGAGACGACCGCCCGGTGGAAACCGAGAGCGAACCCGTCAGCATGAGCCGCGAAACCACCTTTGAGCGCGACCTGCACGCCGTTCGCGACCGCGAAGAACTCGGAGCCGTCTTCACCCGCCTGTGCCAGCAAGTGGCAGCCGACCTGCAGCGCAAAGGCTACGAAGGCAAAACCATCGGCATCAAGCTGCGGTACGACAACTTCCAGGCAGTCACCCGCGACCAGACCCTGACCGAATACACCGCCGATGCCAAGCAAATACGCCTGATCGCAGGCCAATGCCTCAAACGCGTGGACCTGTCACGCCGCATTCGGCTACTGGGCGTGCGGGTGGGCTCGCTGGTCAAGGCGGGGACAGCGCCTGCCCCCGGGGCGTCTTACAGTGAAGCCATTGCCACCCCACCACCCCAAGCGAATGACCATGGACAAACTCAACTGCTTTTCTTTGACGACTGA
- a CDS encoding enoyl-CoA hydratase-related protein, with protein sequence MDKLNCFSLTTEGYVAHLVMNRPEAMNTMHPTFWRELHEVLTDIHKAGTARALVISSTGKHFSAGMDLQTFGSAIQMDDTSAEGRSAVYDLLTDMQHTFTLLEELRIPVIAAIHGGCIGGAVDMVTACCMRYASADAFFCIQEINIGMVADVGTLQRLPKLLPMALVKELAYTGRRLSADKALAHGLVNEVLPTHEATVAAALQAAKEIASKPPVAIWGTKQVLHYARDHSTEDSLRHMGWLQGAIWSNANVREAISAMQQKREANFAPLPALKGFREFG encoded by the coding sequence ATGGACAAACTCAACTGCTTTTCTTTGACGACTGAAGGCTACGTTGCCCATTTGGTGATGAACCGCCCCGAGGCGATGAACACCATGCACCCCACCTTCTGGCGCGAGCTGCACGAGGTGCTGACCGACATCCACAAAGCAGGCACCGCCCGGGCGCTGGTGATCTCGAGCACGGGCAAACACTTCAGCGCGGGCATGGACCTGCAAACCTTCGGCAGCGCTATTCAAATGGACGACACCAGCGCCGAAGGCCGCTCTGCGGTGTACGACCTGCTGACCGACATGCAGCACACCTTCACCCTGCTCGAAGAACTGCGCATCCCGGTCATTGCGGCCATTCACGGCGGCTGCATTGGTGGCGCGGTGGACATGGTCACCGCCTGCTGCATGCGCTACGCCTCGGCCGATGCGTTCTTCTGCATCCAAGAAATCAACATCGGCATGGTGGCCGACGTGGGCACCCTGCAGCGCCTGCCCAAGCTGCTGCCCATGGCGCTCGTCAAAGAATTGGCCTACACGGGCCGACGCCTCAGTGCCGACAAGGCGCTGGCCCACGGCCTGGTGAACGAGGTGCTGCCCACCCACGAAGCCACCGTGGCCGCCGCCCTGCAAGCGGCCAAAGAAATCGCCAGCAAACCGCCCGTGGCCATCTGGGGCACCAAGCAAGTGCTGCACTACGCCCGCGACCACAGCACCGAAGACAGCCTGCGCCACATGGGCTGGCTGCAAGGCGCCATCTGGAGCAACGCCAACGTGCGCGAAGCCATCAGCGCCATGCAACAAAAACGCGAAGCCAACTTCGCGCCGCTGCCAGCGCTCAAGGGGTTTCGGGAGTTTGGGTGA
- a CDS encoding HigA family addiction module antitoxin, whose protein sequence is MTRMHNPPHPGEVLREYLGDITITEAAYKLGVNRVTLSRVVSGASGVSADMAYRLAQAFGTSAEMWAGMQMQYDLYQAGKVKRPKIERLAA, encoded by the coding sequence ATGACTCGCATGCACAACCCCCCGCACCCAGGGGAAGTCCTTCGGGAATATCTGGGCGACATCACCATCACCGAGGCCGCTTACAAGCTGGGCGTCAACCGTGTCACGCTCTCGCGTGTGGTGTCTGGCGCATCAGGCGTCTCTGCCGACATGGCCTATCGGCTTGCGCAAGCCTTCGGCACCAGCGCCGAAATGTGGGCGGGCATGCAGATGCAATACGACCTTTATCAAGCGGGCAAGGTCAAGCGCCCCAAGATTGAACGCTTGGCAGCTTGA
- a CDS encoding histone deacetylase family protein: MKIFHNTRHAEHAGRQEMFRGRLVDCHEVPQRLQHVLDELNKRPVGTLVQPAADLPLDAALRRVHSADYLEFLAHAWHDWVALDPANAERDALPSVWPLAARHGFRTDAPPLNFAARLGQFAFDSGTPLMAGSWAAASEGAACALAAAQAVLGGERFAMALTRPPGHHAGPNYMGGYCFINNAAVAAQALRDGGLQRVAVLDVDYHHGNGTQTIFYERSDVFTASIHGDPRTEYPFFLGHADERGHGAGEGFNLNLPLPRGTGFEVWWTTLQTAMQAVADFALQALVVPLGLDTFEGDPISGFKLRSANYLQLGRAIAQLELPTVLTFEGGYAVAEVGVNTVNVLEGLGR, encoded by the coding sequence ATGAAAATCTTCCACAACACCCGCCACGCCGAGCACGCTGGCCGCCAGGAAATGTTCCGGGGCCGCTTGGTCGATTGCCACGAAGTGCCGCAGCGCCTGCAGCATGTGCTCGATGAACTGAACAAGCGCCCTGTCGGCACCTTGGTGCAGCCTGCAGCCGACCTGCCTCTGGACGCAGCTTTGCGGCGAGTGCACAGCGCCGACTATCTGGAATTTTTGGCGCACGCCTGGCACGACTGGGTGGCGCTGGACCCGGCCAATGCCGAGCGCGACGCCCTGCCCTCGGTCTGGCCGCTGGCCGCCCGGCACGGCTTTCGCACCGACGCGCCGCCACTCAACTTTGCGGCGCGGCTGGGGCAGTTTGCGTTTGACTCGGGCACGCCCTTGATGGCGGGCAGCTGGGCCGCCGCTAGCGAGGGCGCGGCCTGTGCGCTGGCCGCCGCGCAAGCGGTGCTGGGTGGCGAACGCTTTGCCATGGCGCTGACCCGCCCGCCGGGCCACCATGCAGGCCCCAACTACATGGGTGGCTATTGCTTCATCAACAACGCCGCCGTGGCCGCGCAAGCCCTGCGCGACGGCGGGCTGCAGCGCGTGGCTGTGTTGGATGTGGACTACCACCACGGCAACGGCACACAAACCATCTTTTACGAGCGCAGCGATGTGTTCACCGCGTCAATCCACGGCGATCCGCGCACAGAATACCCCTTCTTTTTAGGCCATGCCGACGAGCGCGGGCACGGCGCGGGCGAAGGCTTCAACCTGAACCTGCCACTGCCACGCGGCACCGGGTTTGAAGTCTGGTGGACCACGCTGCAAACCGCCATGCAAGCGGTGGCTGACTTTGCCCTGCAAGCGCTGGTGGTACCGCTGGGGCTGGACACCTTTGAAGGCGACCCGATCTCGGGCTTCAAGTTGCGCTCGGCCAATTACCTGCAACTGGGCCGCGCCATCGCACAACTGGAGCTGCCCACGGTGTTGACGTTTGAAGGCGGCTACGCCGTGGCCGAGGTGGGAGTGAACACGGTGAATGTGCTGGAAGGCCTTGGACGGTAA
- a CDS encoding type II toxin-antitoxin system VapC family toxin — protein MTQRYLLDTNVVSELRKPRPHGSVVAWLESLDDAQLYLSAVTLGEIQAGIELTREQDPAKAQQIEDWLALVAGAYNVLPMDAAAFTAWAKLMHRKSDTLYEDAMIAATAKVHGLTVATRNVADFQALGFEVFNPFAPV, from the coding sequence GTGACGCAGCGGTATTTGCTGGACACCAACGTGGTGTCTGAGTTGCGCAAGCCGCGCCCGCACGGCAGCGTGGTGGCTTGGCTGGAATCGCTGGATGACGCCCAGCTTTACCTGTCGGCGGTCACTCTGGGCGAAATCCAAGCGGGCATCGAGCTGACGCGTGAACAAGACCCAGCCAAGGCTCAGCAAATTGAAGATTGGTTGGCCTTGGTGGCAGGCGCGTACAACGTCTTGCCCATGGACGCGGCAGCGTTCACGGCTTGGGCGAAGTTGATGCACCGAAAGTCAGACACTTTGTATGAGGACGCCATGATTGCCGCAACAGCTAAGGTGCATGGGCTGACCGTGGCGACGCGGAATGTGGCGGACTTTCAGGCGCTCGGGTTTGAGGTGTTCAATCCGTTTGCCCCTGTGTAA
- a CDS encoding type II toxin-antitoxin system RelE/ParE family toxin gives MIKTFRHKGPQRFFETGSKAGIQAAHSARLRLQLAALDQAVKPEDLSAPAWGLHHLKGDLKGHWAITVNGNWRMVFMFDGTDAVLVDYLDYH, from the coding sequence ATGATCAAGACATTTCGTCACAAGGGCCCGCAGCGCTTTTTTGAGACCGGCAGCAAGGCAGGCATTCAGGCTGCGCACTCTGCAAGGCTGCGTCTTCAGTTGGCGGCTCTTGATCAAGCGGTCAAGCCCGAAGACCTCTCGGCGCCAGCATGGGGACTGCATCACCTCAAGGGCGACTTAAAAGGTCATTGGGCCATCACCGTCAATGGCAACTGGCGCATGGTGTTCATGTTTGATGGAACGGACGCTGTGCTTGTGGATTACCTCGACTATCACTAA